One genomic window of Falco cherrug isolate bFalChe1 chromosome 20, bFalChe1.pri, whole genome shotgun sequence includes the following:
- the ORMDL3 gene encoding ORM1-like protein 3: protein MNVGTAHSEVNPNTRVMNSRGIWLSYVLGIGLLHVVLLSIPFFSVPVVWTLTNIIHNMSMYIFLHTVKGTPFETPDQGKARLLTHWEQMDYGVQFTASRKFLTIMPIVLYFLTSFYTKYDRIHFIINTISLMSVLIPKLPQFHGVRIFGINKY, encoded by the exons ATGAACGTGGGAACAGCACACAGCGAGGTGAATCCCAACACCCGCGTCATGAACAGCCGGGGCATCTGGTTGTCCTACGTCCTCGGAATTGGCCTGCTGCATGTCGTACTCCTGAGCATCCCCTTCTTCAGCGTGCCTGTGGTTTGGACTCTTACCAACATCATTCACAACATG AGCATGTACATCTTCCTGCACACCGTGAAAGGAACTCCTTTTGAGACTCCAGACCAGGGGAAGGCTCGGCTGCTCACACACTGGGAGCAGATGGACTACGGCGTGCAGTTCACGGCGTCCCGCAAGTTCCTGACCATCATGCCCATTGTGCT GTATTTTCTAACCAGCTTTTACACCAAGTATGACCGGATACACTTCATAATCAACACCATCTCCCTTATGAGCGTCCTGATCCCCAAACTGCCTCAGTTTCATGGAGTTCGGATCTTTGGGATCAACAAGTACTGA